The following are from one region of the Hymenobacter radiodurans genome:
- a CDS encoding pyridoxine 5'-phosphate synthase, with protein MTKLSVNINKIATLRNARGHNRPDVLQVARDCERFGAQGITVHPRPDERHIRYQDVRDLKRIVTTELNVEGNPTPDFINLVREVRPEQVTLVPDAPDAITSNAGWDTIEHQIYLLGVVTELKALGCRVSIFLDPNPAMVKAAVGTGTDRIELYTEAYAQQFHADPAAAIAPYRTAAILAQELGIGLNAGHDLDLDNLAYLKQNLPGLEEVSIGHALICDALYFGLENTIQLYRRQLV; from the coding sequence ATGACAAAACTAAGCGTAAACATAAACAAAATCGCTACCCTGCGGAATGCCCGCGGCCACAACCGCCCCGATGTGCTGCAAGTGGCCCGCGACTGTGAGCGGTTTGGAGCTCAGGGCATCACGGTGCACCCGCGGCCCGATGAGCGCCACATCCGCTACCAAGACGTGCGCGATCTTAAACGGATTGTGACCACCGAGCTAAACGTGGAAGGCAACCCGACGCCCGATTTTATTAATCTGGTGCGGGAAGTGCGCCCCGAGCAGGTAACACTCGTACCCGATGCGCCCGATGCTATTACTTCCAACGCAGGTTGGGACACCATCGAGCATCAGATTTATCTCTTGGGCGTTGTGACGGAGCTCAAGGCGCTGGGGTGTCGGGTTTCCATTTTTCTCGATCCCAATCCGGCCATGGTAAAGGCTGCCGTAGGCACGGGCACCGACCGGATTGAGCTGTACACAGAGGCATATGCCCAACAATTTCATGCTGACCCGGCCGCGGCTATTGCGCCTTATCGCACCGCGGCTATTCTGGCGCAGGAGCTTGGTATTGGCCTGAATGCCGGCCACGATTTAGACCTGGACAACCTGGCTTATTTAAAGCAGAACTTGCCCGGCTTGGAAGAAGTAAGTATCGGGCACGCGCTCATCTGTGATGCACTCTACTTCGGGTTGGAAAACACAATTCAGCTGTACCGTCGGCAATTGGTGTAG
- the mnmH gene encoding tRNA 2-selenouridine(34) synthase MnmH: MPRLSLSDFLQGSPDVPILDVRAPVEYAHGHIPGAVSLPLFTDEERARIGTAYKQVSQERAIHIGLDFFGPKMSKMVKLAQKIAPQKEVRLHCWRGGMRSGAVLWLLELAGFKVHLLDKGYKDYRRWALAQFAQPRSLFVLGGLTGSGKTDVLHELARQGEPIVDLEGLASHKGSSFGSIGLSPQPTAEQFENDLALALANLPPNAVPWFEDESLSIGRVTIPKPLFEQMRLAPLVVLDIPRAVRTSKLAAEYGREDPAELAGAIQRISKRLGGLATKEALTAIEAGDMEKMVDIALDYYDKTYGHGLNTKINSTIVRVPSNTCDPVVNAELVRAAAKTVVAQSLFASRGVA; the protein is encoded by the coding sequence ATGCCTCGTCTTTCCCTCTCCGATTTTCTGCAAGGCTCGCCCGACGTGCCCATTCTGGATGTGCGGGCACCGGTAGAATACGCCCACGGCCACATTCCGGGAGCCGTAAGTTTACCCTTATTTACGGATGAGGAACGGGCCCGCATTGGCACCGCTTACAAGCAGGTTAGTCAGGAGAGAGCCATTCATATCGGTCTGGATTTTTTTGGACCGAAGATGAGCAAGATGGTGAAGCTAGCGCAGAAAATTGCCCCCCAGAAGGAGGTGCGCCTGCATTGCTGGCGGGGTGGCATGCGCAGCGGAGCCGTGCTGTGGCTGCTAGAGTTGGCCGGTTTTAAAGTGCATCTGCTGGATAAAGGCTACAAAGACTACCGCCGCTGGGCGCTAGCTCAATTTGCTCAGCCGCGTTCCTTGTTCGTGCTGGGTGGCCTGACGGGCAGCGGTAAAACCGACGTACTGCACGAGCTAGCCCGCCAAGGTGAGCCCATTGTTGATCTAGAGGGTTTGGCCAGCCACAAAGGCTCGTCGTTTGGCAGCATTGGGTTGTCGCCGCAGCCTACGGCCGAACAATTTGAGAACGACTTGGCTCTTGCATTGGCAAATTTGCCCCCCAACGCCGTGCCGTGGTTCGAAGATGAAAGCTTGTCTATCGGCCGCGTGACCATTCCGAAGCCACTCTTCGAGCAAATGCGCCTTGCTCCGCTCGTGGTGCTCGACATTCCGCGGGCGGTGCGCACCAGTAAGCTAGCAGCTGAATATGGCCGCGAAGACCCCGCCGAGCTAGCTGGGGCCATTCAGCGCATCAGTAAGCGTTTGGGTGGGTTGGCAACGAAGGAAGCATTGACGGCCATTGAGGCAGGAGACATGGAAAAAATGGTAGACATCGCGCTTGATTATTATGACAAAACCTACGGCCACGGGTTAAACACCAAAATCAACAGCACTATCGTGCGTGTTCCTTCCAACACCTGCGACCCGGTAGTGAATGCCGAACTGGTGCGGGCCGCGGCCAAAACGGTAGTCGCCCAGTCTCTTTTTGCTTCCCGGGGCGTCGCTTAA
- a CDS encoding alpha/beta fold hydrolase, whose amino-acid sequence MQLHYREQGQGTPLVILHGLFGTLDNWQTLAKRWAELHRVIAVDLRNHGRSPHTEEHTYELMSEDVRELFTQLQLEAPTLLGHSMGGKVAMRFALDYPDLLARLVVLDIAPSFSDMLHQDNILAGLHAVDLPRVENRQQADEMMAQHIKQDSVRQFLLKNLYRREDHSFAWRLNLEALTSHMAHVGAEIKAPQPFLKPALFVRGANRTTSQRRTSCMLFRHFSPIPRLKPSLM is encoded by the coding sequence ATGCAATTACACTACCGCGAACAGGGCCAAGGCACACCGCTGGTTATTCTGCACGGCCTTTTTGGTACCCTCGACAACTGGCAAACCTTGGCGAAACGCTGGGCGGAACTTCATCGGGTTATTGCCGTGGACTTACGCAACCACGGCCGTTCGCCCCATACCGAGGAGCATACCTATGAGTTGATGAGTGAGGACGTGCGGGAGCTTTTCACCCAACTCCAGCTCGAAGCTCCTACCCTACTTGGCCACAGCATGGGGGGCAAAGTAGCCATGCGCTTCGCCCTCGATTACCCTGATTTGCTGGCGCGACTGGTGGTGCTGGATATTGCGCCCAGCTTCTCGGATATGCTCCACCAAGACAACATTTTGGCGGGCCTTCACGCTGTAGATCTACCACGCGTAGAAAACCGGCAGCAGGCCGATGAGATGATGGCCCAGCATATAAAGCAGGATTCGGTACGGCAGTTTTTGCTAAAAAACCTTTACCGCCGCGAAGACCATTCGTTTGCCTGGCGCCTTAACCTAGAGGCGCTCACCTCACATATGGCACACGTCGGTGCGGAGATAAAAGCCCCCCAGCCTTTCCTAAAGCCCGCTTTATTTGTTCGGGGGGCAAATCGGACTACATCACAACGGAGGACAAGCTGCATGTTATTCCGGCACTTTTCCCCAATTCCCAGGTTGAAACCATCCCTGATGTAG